The Branchiostoma floridae strain S238N-H82 chromosome 7, Bfl_VNyyK, whole genome shotgun sequence region aaaggacagaaagaaaaaaaatctattgttggttgagagacgtaccagtacagaaaattcaggtccagaggatcatttccaggtccggacatgaacctggacctgattgtctgtggaaacttgagaactggcaatactcaaaacaatggtaattggtcaattttgctacaaaggaatctgtttggtggattattggactcccactgcatttttaaaatcccatctccatgtaataaaggctaactgtctctgtacctttgactgtagaaacttggtgcaattgactataaactctacttgacttcgctcttgttgtcttcttggccccatggttagaccccaaatggctgccgacatagtgtgtccattttgtaattggcgaaacctgttcctctgttgttttttttcaggtctgttttttcggattggtccaagaagaaaaaaatgttttgcacccgtatgatgtactggtccctacacctaactgttggtataccatactatgtgtgtttagtcctatgctCAACCTTcttggccactttgatttcatactgaaggcaactttttttttggccaaacttttttttttattcgctcgctcgcatcagttttggagttcccggaggatgtcatccatataatcaaatcaacatggccttagtgcAAAGGGGAGGATCCATTGTACACACAAGGGCCATAACAGTaattactctgtgacggagggtaacctctgatgacagagtattgttgttgtccaATGTaatgagtgttcgcatctgtatcactatgttccctttgccgcattcgtatgtagtttggtatGTCGTCTGAATGCAGTTACGCGGTAGCTGTTTTATAATCAaagtaataatttcagaaatcacccatATATCCCTGGTATTATGGAACAGGCCATGTAGTTTGGGGGTTTGGTAATTagtttatctccaagcagatatgggttGTGAGTTCTCTAATGTAGAACAGCTGTCGTAGCTTAGGAATCCCTAAACAGATGTTAGAGACTCTGGCTTCCTAGCACATTGCATTGGTCAGTGACAGTGTTATAATAAACAAGTACATTCTTGGTCCTGGTTAGCTATCAGTAAATATTAGGGCTAATCGATTTCTTTCCTGTTCTACGTTATTTGTCTGGTTGGGACTGTTCATATCATCGGCATAATATAGTATACATTATATTGTTGCAACTGATGCGGCGGAAACTATAAATACCTCTTGGAGTATgatacctacggtcacttgttttgaTGTTAATCCTATGGGTTGAATACATTTTACGTGTATATCGTACATTACAGACTTTGCCCGGCATATGTGGAATGTGAGGATATTTGGTGCAGCCTATCGTCTTCTAGCCTGTGGAGTCCTTGTAATCCTCTTCATTATCACGATCGGCGTCACTCAGGTCAAACCTGATCAGAAAGTAAGCCAACAAGACTTAACTTATTCTTATGAAATAATGACATTTGCTAAGGCTATGCTATGGACATTGTATTTCAACAAGTTTGGGTGTGGATTTATTTGGATTAGCCTGATAggattagaaatcgtattcctactATCACTTCAAGGATGTCCTCGAACGAAATCATGACGTATGTCTAATATAGACAGCACAATAAGCCGTATGTCACAACAGGGCGTATGTTACTGCTAAAGGCCAAACTACCATATTAGACTACACTATTTAGACGTCAAACCAAACTATAGTAGGGACAATAGGGAGTTacaaataaatatatttatttCAAATACGATTTCTAAGTCTATTAGACTATCTAGAGAAATAACATTCAAAAGTAATGAACTGATTTGTGTCTTGTGGTGAAACGACTTACTTTGTGGCGAAGCGACAGTGGCGAAGTGACGTTTtggcgaaacaacctgtaacctattgtattacatgtactttcatcatGATATCAAATTCTCGATTGTAGGAGAATGAAGATGGCGTACTGATGGGGGCTAACCTGAAATTGTCAGGCACTAGCACCGCCTGGTTGATGACATCCGCCCAAGATTACAGCTCGACCATCAACCGTGTAACTGGACTCCCCACCATCCACCACCCAGGTCGTCCTGCACCACCGTCAGGACGACCAGCGATAGAGTCAGTTACAAAGACCGGTGTGAACGAAGGGGCTGGCTTACAAACGATTGTCGCGTCCCTGTCAGCCACAGGTAGGCTATCTTGATAATCaaccaaaaagcagtcactcaagaaactggatatggttttggaaacggtcagacgtgtCAACTAGCATCCATTagctttcgtcagtgacactgaagcgATCTTGTTGGGGAGGGTTTTTATATCATAGCGCATTAATTCATAGTTGGGATAACCTGTTCTTAGATCTCTTttatatcaattcacagctaagATATAAAAAGCTGAAACGCCTGACTgtctccaaaatcatatccagttgcatctGCAACCTGAGAtttgcgggtcaaattgtctgatcacacttcacccttctttttctcgccacttaccttctaatttagaaaaaacgaatgcctgaaaagtaatgattccaatgatttgaaatttggaggatattgataaaaggctttataCTATGAatttgtgcctgaaaatctgagttttgcttgttatttcttggtgaggccgagaacttattgatcaccacTCGTACgtgctatacattgtacagtatcatGTGCTTGAGGCACCTGCCAGTACAGCGAAGACGCACtacttataccccctttccactaggacggcgctctcaccgcgctctctctgcgacctcaaatttgacagatcgttcaacgaattctatagaaaagaaacgaatctttttacaccttgtgtgctttgttgtcttctcagttacacttttacattttgtatcatataccaagtgtgaaagtaaagattacacatatcctatttaggtcgcagtgagagcgcagcacgcgatcgccgtctagtggaaagggggccttacaaaacacaaattgAACACAGACCCGCTCTTTGAACATCAACTGCACATCTGTCCGTTGTACATCTATTCGGGGAAGCATGTGCACGTATCCACGGAGTATACGTAGATACGGCCAAagcagtgacagttgatcataCCAGCACTGCCGAAAGCAACTATTCTTAGTACCCgtctgtagcacccttgcccAGTCCTTGGTTTCTGACTTTCCATTCACTTTACAGCAGGTCACCGCAGCACTGcaacaaactcaaaaccaccgttTACGTTGTCACAATttctaaactacatgtatttcaatttcTTTAAAACTTTGCAGCTCAGTTTCTTTCAGCTTTGAGTCCATGAGACAGAGGGAAATACTCCGAAGGTTGGCACCACAAAACCTAGATTCGCTCTTGATTTTTGTAGAAGCGCCACAAAGAGGAATTTGATGGTAACGCACAAATCTATGCTCGTCCTTACAGCCGAATGTCAGTCTGGGTGGAGCGGACACGGCAACCATTGCTACAGGTTGATGGAAGACAAGGTCTGCTGGAAAATAGCAAAGTCAGGGTGTGAACGTGTTGGCGCAGAGCTGGCCTCTGTGAAGGACAAAGAGGAGAACGACTTCATCGCAGATCTAGTTGTTGGTGGTGAGTAATCACTTCTGCTGACAGAGGTTTACAGCACTTAAGTTTTATCTTAAGCCAAATGTAATGAATGACATCCTGGTCTggagaccaaaaaaaaaaaaaaaactaatgccGGAgggcgaaaaaagaaaaatgcaggaaaaaatACTGCTACTATATGAACATCAAGTCCATTCTTGTTTCTGTTCATCATTTAGCTCATTCTCTTATAACGTTAAGTATTGTTTATATTTCGTTACTTTTTGTATTTTGCTCATTTCTTCACGTCTACGGTTTCTGTATAGTGGCTGTGCTTATATACGTTTGCTAATTTGAGCGCGCCATCACTACATCTGTTATGTCACGTCTGtgaacttgaataaaaaaactcATTGCATTTTAGTAAACCAGGCTTCCTAGGTATCTGGCAAATCATAAGCGTTACCATTTTATTGTAGCCCCTAAAGGCTATGTTGCGCTTGTCTGGCTCGGCCTGCACAAAGAAAGCGGAGAATGGAAGTGGACGGATGGATCACTGGCTACCTACTTCAACTGGGCTCCCGGGGAACCAAACAACAGCTGGTTTCATTCTCTTGGCCGCGGAGAGAACTGTGGTGCTGTGTACTCTGAGGTTTGTATGACAGCCTCGATCTGTTACCTTTGggaagaaggttatattttcggtagcgcACGcaatgtgtatttgtttgtgtatgtgtgtgtttgcggtgtgtgtttgtgtgtgtgtgtgtgtgtctgtgtgttgtgtgtgtggtgtgtgtatgtacgtgtgtgtgtgtgtgtgtgtgtgtgtgtgtgtgtgtgtatgcgtgtgtgtgtgcgctaAGTGTGTGTccgcgcgcatgtgtgtgtgtgtgtgtgtgtgtgtttgggtttgtatgaatgtgtgtttgtgtgagtgagtgtgtgtccTCGCTcgtttgtgtgcgtgtctgcgtgtgtgtgtgtcacggtgtggtgtggtgtgtggtgtgtgtttgtgtggtgtgtatgtgtgactgtCACACTATTGTACCTTGCATCACTAGAGGAAATgaagagtgaatgaatgaataaatgaggatCACTAGAGGAAATgaagagtgaatgaatgaataaatgaggaAAACTGAAGAATGTAGTTAAAACGTTTGTAGAAATCTACACAGGGATGCCGTTGACGTTTTTTGTGCATGTGATGATTTTACAGACCGGAACGAAATGGATCGGCCGTATGTATAGTGAGCGGGGGCAGTGGAACGACAATGCCTGCAACTGGAATTATCCTTTCATCTGCAAGCGTCCCAAACAAGGATGAGCGTCGAGCAACGAAGACAAGGACAGCGAGTAAAGTAAAGTACACCCAATAGGATATTGGAGCTGTCTTTTTCGCAACCAGTAAAGTATTACGTTTCGATgactatcagacatcttccacagagcttctaactgtaatgctgcttctcgccgctacgTCTACGAGGCGCCTTTGTGGCAAGACCagaatcccaaacgtggctacatttgtatcccccctcgtcctgGTTAATCACTGGTTCATTCCGGTTCATCACTGGTTCATTCCGGGTCATCACTGGTTTATTCCGGTTCTTCCCTAACTACATCAGCTACATGCAGTGACGAAAAGCGGTACTCCAGGTAGAAGCTCTAGATCTGAATAAGATGCGTTACAGGCATCGAAATGTAAGCAGGTGAGACTTTACTAACCAGAAACTTTAAAGCAATTAAGGGGGTGTGTGATAAATTCCTAACAGCCAATGGGTAATTAAGGGCACCCTAAGATGAAAATGATTCTGTGGACCTTCTGCATAAAAAGGTTTAAACCTACTCTGAACTCCAGAATCGATACAATAGTGGATCATATATTTTTATTCACTCACGATAGCGTGTAGGGAACAtgatggaatgaatgaatgaatgaatgaatgaatgaatgaatgaatgaatgaatgaatggatgaatgaatgaatgatatagttcaatacaaaatagaatctCACAATCAATGATATGCCCTTTCAGCCACTACAGGATTGAATACTTGAGGCATGTTTACAGTTATAAGAATTCTTATGTATCAAATATAATTAACATCACGTGACTGACTATTGATTCCCTGGCACATATTGAACAAACTAAATCAAGTGTCATATGAATAAATATCAAATGCGTTTTCGTGGAACTAAGTACAATTGCATCCAAAGAATTCAccattgaaaatttgtaacatttgcaatatattattatttattttgcTGGACTCCAGGAGGAACAGTGATCTTTACTTCACTAATAGAGATCtgaaaaaataatatcataaaATATTTTATCATAGCATACAATAGTTACTAATACAGTTATGAATACTGGATCTTAAAGTACTAAGAGTAAGGTTGTAGTGCATATTATCAGTGGacaagccccctgctgtagtgttcgcacaaaagttgtgtggcccagggaaacagaaacggagatgggcgccgccctatgtaTCATCATGCGCGGGTAGGACTTTGACTGGCGGTAGTGCATATAAATTAAGTACGTGAATTCGAAGTTCACATATGAATTAAGTGTTCAATTAAGAAAGACAATACATTGTGTTCTTACTGTTGACTGTGACTTGTGAAAGGTGATAGGGGTGAAATGGGTCAATGATGTTACACTTGTTTTAACATTATTGTATGATATGGCAGTGAAATGGTAATGGTGTAAACAAAGTCAGTAGCTTGTTTTGTTAGAAgttattttattgttttatcataTCATACTTTAATCATCTAAGctttgtgtgattttttttatgataCACTAATTCACATTCTCTGTACTGTATCCAAACAGAACAAATATAAAATTTAACATAAGAATTCAGACCATATATTGGAACTTCATTGCTGACAACAGGTTCAGTCTCAAGAGGCGTTAACAACAATTATTAGTATTGCTGTTCTAAATACCAATACACTTCTTCAAAGTTGCATGGAATTTCCATTTGACAGGTATCAATCTAACTCAAGAATTCCAAACGTATCAGTCCACCATATCACCATATTTACAAATTTACATATTCCATTTTCTTTGGATAAAGAAGACCTCTGCAATATCCACCTTTGGTGGGCAGTTTTTTTACATTACCaacatacatgaacatgtacatacatgagTGTGTTGCTACCGATATCTATCCAACATATCCTATCTAGCTCTTTCTTTTACAAATACATTTAAGAGTTGTACGATATGTTTCATGTGTCTGAAACACACTATGTTTTATTAAAGTCTACGTGGAAAATACCGGCAGCAATaccttcattttgttttctggATTTAGAATTCATTTTAACATGCTAAgaacaaatatcaaaattttcgTTTATGCTATTGAACAATGTTCGTTTATGCTATTGAACATTGACTTAATACAGGTGATCATACCACTCACTTTCAAAAGGGAGTATTGAAAAATATATTGCCttaatttatttttatgatTAACTAATACCTTAGAACAGCAAATAACGTATTTATgataacatacacaaaaaaagtatattttaaCCACCGTCCTTACGTATATGGTTatttatacatttatacatattGATTGCATATCATATTATAAGAGGAAAAGGTGCAGCGAAAGAGTTCTTGTGGctcgcgaacattaaaccaccgcgaaagtttctgcattcacagtaatCTTCTTTTAGATATGTTCGGTCTAGAAATACACCAAACTTTACATTTAGGCCCCTTTACAAAAAATCATAACTTTATCACACACCTGGAATGGTTGCAAGTATAATATCATCTCTACCCTGGGCCCTTTGATATTTGCTATTTGTAGTTTGTATACAATACGAAGTACGGCACATTATAATTACAGGTCATATCACTCTAGAAGGGAAGCCATATCCGACTCCGTATGGGTGTTATTCCCTTGGGAGGAGTTCACAGCTGATATCCGCGCCATGTCAATATACGCTTGCTGATTGGCCCATGGGTTGTTAGGCGTGGTCGGGCTGCCTGGATACGGCGGTGGCGCTTCTGTTGGAAAGAAATGcatgaaagattttttttattcgtcGTGCATGTGTATGCATACAGTATATTTgagtaagaaaaacaaaaacaaaaaatcaaacgAATCACCAGCCAATGTCTCAAAGGAACACATCCTGCACTAACAAAAGCGAGTTAGGCTTTTTACATGAAcgaaagaaattgaaagatggcTCCATCAAGAACTTATCTTAGAAAGTTATAATCATGTTTCTCGGTGTTAGGACGGTGCATGTACGTACATGCACTCCTTTTAATGAACTCTACATAAACTTTGAGGAGTTAAACTACTGGTATCTTGCAGTAGAGTGATATAGATGTTTGCAAGTTTATCGTGGACAAACCTTGCATGTAGCCTTGCGGTGTAGGGGAGTAGGGCGGCGGTGCCATGGGCTGGGCGGGAGGCATGGGAGGTGGCACCGACAGCCTTCCTGCCAGCCTCTCCAGGAGTACCAAGGGGCTGGAGAATTCTATCAAGTCAATCTGACGGGAGAGGAAAGATGATACAGAGAACGTTAAAAGTCGATATAACCTGTCAACTTTCAATCGTAAATAATCTGTTACATCGAGTCTGTTAACATACGTTTGACTATTTGTTCCACTATTGAACTGCTGATGAAGAAACAGACGAGTTATCCAAGCTGCCTTACCTTTCCTTGAAGGTCCACCCGCACGTCGTTACATCCGCAGAAGAACTTGCAACCTGAACCGCTAGAGGGCGCTTGTGGACGGCCCGCGATGAGCAGTGACGCGCCAGAACACCTGAACGTTGCGTACATTCCCTCTTCGCCCAGCACGTCGCGGTAGAACTGCTTAACCAGGGCGTTTAGACTGATCTGTGATCAGAAAAAACATGCATTGAAAAGGTGtttgagaaaacaaaaacaaaagaaagttaAAACAGACGACAGAAGAAACACtgagtttgaaatgaaatatttaatGCCGTTTTCACTGTGAACTTCAGCCATTCAGCttccattttgattttttgttcttACCTTCATGTCAAACTTCTTCCCCTCCAACATCTTTTCGTAGGCGAGCTCGAAGCCTTGGTCCAGCTGTCTCCTGACGTATGGGTGACGTGTGTTCACCATCAGCATAAAACTCGCTGtgcacaaaaacaacaacattttagaGTCCAGATCTTTGCaacgtctgtttttttttcaggaaaccTTCACAGACGTATGTATATCTCAGTGCTACTTACTTTTGTAATATATCATCAACATAAAACTCATTGTATAAAGTTAAcgcaaaatcaacaacatatgAGAGTCCTTCAAATTTCGTTTTTGATTTCATCAACGAGAATTCATCAACGCACGTATGTCCCCGTGCCACTTCATGATATATTTCTCTTGAAGATACAATACTGTACAGTGTATATGAGATTTCGTACTCGTAAATGTGCTTTTAGAGCACAATTTCACAAGTTTTCTAGTTACTTTGAAGGTTTTAATGTTGGTTGAATAAATTCTTTTGATAGTTATAAAGCTAACATTTATATGAAATAGGATTTATATCACGATTTATATCACACTTATCAATGTGTCAAGAAGATATCTTACCTTTCAGATGTTTGGTAACCCTGACGATGACATAGTGGTTGGTACTGCTCCTGCAGGCGTCTGCTTGCATCCACAGCGGAGCGCCGACTAGCCGTTCACGTAGGGACTGCAGTGCCTCCACGGACTCCACGCGGATTTTCCTGAGGTAAACAGGTGGCATCAGGAGATTCTTAGCAAGGGACAAACAAAAACGTAGCCTTCATATTTCTACATTCTACATAGGGTATAATTTTTTCTTCCGAGATTGTTTCCTGTTTTCTATCAAGGTTAGTTCGAGTCGTGAAAGAAACATAAAAGtgcgccaaatagcagttactcgtactcaagcaactcaactggatattattttggaaacggtcagacgtttcaggtttccactacctttcgtcagttattacctggatgtctatccttcgTCGACGTTAACATAAAAGTGACTCATTCTAAGGTAAACAAAAAGAGCACTCAAAATCATTATATGACAACACCGTGGAAGAGCAAGTATAGTACGTAGAGATCCATCAAATAATGGGATGGCATACAGGTAACTGTAGAGAATTTGCATACAGTCAAGACTGTAAAAGTGACCAACAAAATAGTTTAAAAATAATGTTCTTTGAAACGCACCTTCCCAGCCTGTTGGCGAACACAGGCATGTCCACACAGACGTTCGCCATCTGCGGATCGTGCACGATCTTCCTGGTCCCCGGATCGATCACGAAGGTGCTCCTGGGAAGGTTCCTGAGGAAGTTCTGCATGAGGGCTGCTCCCACCATCATGTCGTCATCCCGCCGGGCGGCGGcctggggtgggaggggggcgccgtaCACTACTGCGGACATTTCGCTATGAAACTTGTTGTGGCTTtcctgaaaaaagaaaaacgcagaacattacaaatataaaaatcaaaAGAAGACAATCATAGACGATTTGGAACTATTCTAGAATGAGTAGTTGaatagaaagtttttttttagtttcacaACATAGTTGAACaaaagttataacgttatagtttcacagcataaacataaaacaaatatgATATTAGATGATATATTGTCGACAATCAATAAAAGGAGCATTAGAAATACATCTGAAAAGGCTAAGTAAATTAATATATGGACCGTTAAATTAACACATAGCCCATATATTCAACTTTAAGGTCTTCACATCGACCTTCGCCTAAGAACCTACAAGAATGTGAATGGTTATAATCTATTGTAGCGATAGACCTACAGAAGAATTGAATTAACTCTGCTCTCTATAAAAACGGACTGAAAGAATGGGACAATCACTTTTTATACAACTTGTCTTTTTGGTGAGAAGTACTATGGATTTAGTAGTTTATCATATTATCATATCATCATAATCTATATCTGCTAAAGTTGCATGTATTCTCACATCGTCTATAATCAGTCTTCTTAAAACTGAGTCACTCGCACAAGACAAGACAATTATAAGATTTCTAAGTAACTCTTCCGCAGTGTCTTCTGTTTTTGACGTCAGAGATTTCGATGACATGTCACGTATCCATTCTTCTCAGTCTCGACGTTTGTTGTCATGCACTCAACTGTAAACAAAGGAGATCCTGCCCCCAAGCAAAACAAAACTCCAGACACACACCTCTCGTCCTATTACCCACACGTAAGTAATTAACGTTACTGAAGTATGACATTGCAAAAGACACTAGAGTTTATTCCATTCTTATCTATGTACACAAATTCACTCTATTCTCGGTTTACAGATATCCACTGACCGTCTATTGCTCTATGGACAACCTGTACTCTCTTTGTGTAACTTTCTGACAACTAAAACTGGTCCGACATGTATTGTATCCTCCATACTGACCTTTACAGACCTGTATATGATTAGAGTGCAAAAAAAAGTAGACAATATAAACGACAAACTGTATTCTGTACACAGAATGAAAAGGCCATTAAAAAGTCTTACGCATAATGTTTCTAACTGACGAAATGAACTTAGTACTACTGTAAGTTAATGACccatgacccccccccccctgcaagAAAATAAAATTCGAAACCTCGAGTCGTTATAAACCTTTAACGGTTTCGGGGGCTAAGTTAGATTTAAGATTTCACGACAGCGACCGAATCAAGTagtctatgtaacgttaca contains the following coding sequences:
- the LOC118419970 gene encoding uncharacterized protein LOC118419970; the protein is MSAVVYGAPLPPQAAARRDDDMMVGAALMQNFLRNLPRSTFVIDPGTRKIVHDPQMANVCVDMPVFANRLGRKIRVESVEALQSLRERLVGAPLWMQADACRSSTNHYVIVRVTKHLKASFMLMVNTRHPYVRRQLDQGFELAYEKMLEGKKFDMKISLNALVKQFYRDVLGEEGMYATFRCSGASLLIAGRPQAPSSGSGCKFFCGCNDVRVDLQGKIDLIEFSSPLVLLERLAGRLSVPPPMPPAQPMAPPPYSPTPQGYMQEAPPPYPGSPTTPNNPWANQQAYIDMARISAVNSSQGNNTHTESDMASLLE